A part of Gouania willdenowi chromosome 2, fGouWil2.1, whole genome shotgun sequence genomic DNA contains:
- the LOC114475985 gene encoding inosine-uridine preferring nucleoside hydrolase-like, producing MKKKLILDVDTGVDDAQAIMVALADPNVEILGITCCFGNTPIENVLKNTLRVLKECNRLDIPVYKGCSQPLLAPRRHAGDYHGKDGMGDVPDPDAPGLELVHKKRGVPAMIKMINQNAGEVSLVATAPLTNLAVAVQLAPNISKNLKALYIMGGNTDSRGNTTVCGEFNFVADPEAAYVVLDRYTCPTYIAPWEFSCRNSLPWSFCEQWLSQCTAKAAFMKNITSLSMKKAQSSDYQKEITEGKGFNSCDTYAAAAAIDDAFITESDEVAVTVELEGKFTRGMMVVDYMEVLKKKHKAFIMKTVDLERMKQMFMNSLK from the exons atgaagaagaagctgatCCTTGACGTTGACACCGGGGTGGATGATGCTCAGGCCATCATGGTGGCACTTGCAGACCCCAATGTGGAGATTTTGGGGATCACCTGTTGCTTTGGGAACACGCCGATTGAAAACGTGCTGAAGAACACCCTTCGTGTCCTCAAAGAGTGCAACAGGCTGGAT ATCCCGGTGTACAAAGGCTGCTCGCAGCCTCTGCTGGCACCCAGGCGCCACGCTGGAGATTATCATGGGAAGGATGGAATGGGTGACGTCCCAGATCCGGATGCACCGGGACTGGAGCTGGTTCACAAGAAAAGAGGGGTGCCCGCAATGATCAAGATGATCAATCAAAACGCAGGAGAG GTCAGTCTGGTGGCCACCGCTCCACTCACTAACCTGGCTGTAGCTGTGCAGCTCGCGCCCAACATCTCAAAGAATTTGAAGGCGCTCTACATCATGGGAGGAAACACAGACT ccAGGGGGAACACCACGGTGTGCGGAGAGTTCAACTTTGTAGCCGACCCAGAAGCCGCCTACGTGGTGCTGGATCGCTACACCTGCCCCACCTACATCGCACCCTGGGAGTTCAGCTGCAGGAACAGCCTGCCGTGG TCTTTCTGTGAGCAGTGGCTCTCCCAGTGCACAGCCAAAGCCGCCTTCATGAAAAACATCACAAGCCTGTCCATGAAG AAAGCTCAATCCAGCGATTACCAGAAGGAGATCACTGAAGGAAAAGGCTTCAACTCGTGCGACACCTACGCTGCGGCGGCTGCTATCGACGACGCTTTCATCACTGAGAGTGACGAG GTGGCGGTGACCGTGGAGCTGGAGGGGAAGTTCACCCGAGGCATGATGGTTGTGGACTACATGGAGGTGCTGAAGAAGAAGCACAAAGCCTTCATCATGAAGACCGTGGACCTGGAGCGGATGAAGCAAATGTTCATGAATTCTCTGAAGTAG